One Aegilops tauschii subsp. strangulata cultivar AL8/78 chromosome 2, Aet v6.0, whole genome shotgun sequence genomic window, ttgtcttgaggcctctcaggaccttcCCGTTGGTGCGTtcagcttggccgttgctccCGGTGTGCGCTACTGAAGCGTAGTagatctgtgttccaaggttagcacaatatgttttgaagagattgctagtgaccTGCGAGCTGTTATTAGTGATGATACGATTAGGGACTCCGAACCGGCTCACGAGGACCTTAATGAACTTGACTGCTGAGCCGGCAGGGATGGTACGTACTGGCTCCACCTCCGcgcacttggtgaacttgtcgacggcgacgtagaggtagcggtagcccccgggcgctcgagggaacggacccagaatgtctagcccccagaccgcgaatggccatgagagcggaatagtttggaggccctgagcaggttggtggatttgcttggcgtggaactggcatgCCTCGCAGGACCTTACCTGCTCGGTTGCGTCGCTGAgagccgtgggccagtagaactcACTGTGGAACGCCTTGCCCACCAAGGTGCGTGACGACAAAtgatgcccgcagtccccaccaTGTATGTCAGCTAACGGCTCGcacccctgctccctggagatacatcgcaaggaaacatcattCGACCATTTTTGATACAGCTCAACATCCTGAATGCAGTATGATGTagcctgccgggccacgcgctccacatcttcctccttctctgtCAGTGTTCCTTGCATCAGGTATGCCCTGGACTCTTCGGCCCAGCTCCCCTCCTGGGGCTCAAGCGCTAGGAGCAGGGCTGCTCCTGAGGTCGGACCACAGGCGGGGGTTCCCAAGGCTGGAGGTGGGGGAAGCCCCTCCTGAGGTGGCGCCGGTTCCGCAGCCGGAGGGGCTGCTGAAGTCTTGAAGAGTCGTTCCTCGAAGATGTCGGGCTCCTGGGGCAGGCGTCTGGACGTCCTCTTGGCAAtctcgtcggcttccttgttcgtgtcacggggcacgtgctgcagttccaggcccaagaattgcttCTCTATTTTGcatacctccgcgaggtatgcctccatatgctcatccttcggctcgtataccttgttggagaagttgacgaggaacTGTGAGTCAACCCTTATGGTGAGACATTTCACTCCCAAGGCAACCGCAGCCTTAAGGCCAGCGATCAAGCCTTCGTAcgccgcgatgttgttggagaccttctcgccctacTGGAAGTAGAGCTGCAcgacgtagtagagcttgtcctgggtgggcgagatgagcacggctccagcccccgcgccctaaCGAGCGAACGCGCCGCCGAAGTACATGATCCAACCATCTAGCGCTTCACTTCCTGGCGAGAGGGATCAGTTTCGCCTCTTTTGGGTTCCGGAGCGTCGGTCCATTCCGCGACGAAGTCGGCGAgggcggctcccttgatgaccctggttgtgctgaactccagctggaaagCCTGCCGTTCGATATTCCACTCGGCAACCCTTCCCGCAACGTTGGGGCTTCGGAGCAACCTCTCCAGcaggtaggctgagacgaccttaaTAGGGTGTccttggaagtagtgacgcagcTTGTGCAAGGCCACGAGGAGAGCGAGTAGAGGCATGGGATAGCGTGCCCGTGCGTCCCgtaacaccgtgctgacgaagtacaccgggtgcttgACGAGGGCGGGAGCGTCGATGGAGTCCGAGGTCTCCGGAGGTTGGGTCGCTTCCTGAGGCCGGGGGACCTCAGGAGCTTCGTTGCCCATCGGGGCCACCGCAGTCTCAGGAGCGCCGTCTTGTGGAGCCTGGTCATCTGCTGGCACCGCTGTGGCTTCAGGGGCACTGTCTCGGTGCCGCACCATCCCAACCGAAGGTGCGGCAGGCCCTtgtcttggcgctcctcccggacGGCCACCAGCGCTGCACTGACGGAATGAGGTGTGGCGGCCAGCTAAAGCACCAGGGACTTGAGGGGACGAGGCGCTACCATCACCGGTGGGCTGGTTAGGTATCTCTTGAGGCCTTGAAACGCCaagtcggcctccggggtccactcgaatgggcccttcttcttcatcagcttgaagaacggtaggGCGCGCTCCCCCGGCTTGGAGATAAAAAACCCCAGCGAGGTGACGTGGCTCGTGAGTttttgcatttccttgagagtttgcggcgggctcatgtcttctattgccttgaccttctccagATTCGCCTCGATCCCCGTGTGCGACAcaaggaaacccagcagcttgccggaggggatgccgaacacgcacttctccgagttgagccgcaggtccaccttgcgcaggttggcaaaacTCTCCTCTAGGTCCTGAATGAGGGTCCTTGCCTCCTGAGAATTTACcgcaatgtcgtcgacgtaggcctcagcGTTCCTCCCGAGTTGTTGGCCCAGAGCGATGTGCATCAGTTGCTGGAAGGTCGCCCCAGCATTGTGCAGCCCGAACgacatgcaggtgtagcagtacaccccgcacagGGTCAAGTAGGTCGTATTCTCGACGTCCTGCAcagccatcttgatctggtggtagcccgagaaggCATCTAGGAAGCATAGCAAGTCGCACttggcggtggagtcgacgatctggtcgatgcgcggaagcgggaacgggtcttgAGGGCAGGCTTTATTGAGGTTGGTGAAGCCGACGCACAtacgttccttcccgcctttcttgggcaGACGACTGGGTTTCCCAGCCACTCCGGGTATTGCATGTTACAGATGACACCTGCTTCTTGTagcttgcgggtctcctggacgatgaaggactgcttctccgtggactgccgtcgTGCCTTCTACTTCACCGGGCGCAAGTTAGGGCATACCCTCAGGTAATGCTTGATCACTCCCTTGGGACCCCAACTAGCTacttgggctcccaggcgaatacctccttgtCCGCATGTAGGAAATTCACCAACTCCTTCTCCTGGTCTGGGGCGAggtcggcacctatggtgaaggtggcccccGAGGCCCTATCCTCGTCTACCGGCACCTGCTTCGTCTTggcccgatcttgagtgaacaactctTTCTTTTTTGGCTGGCGCAGCCCCCTTAGCCCCGGGAGTGGCTCCGTCGGCCGGGCATGCTGCCGCTACGGCCctgaaggcgagcttgagggcTGTCAGGGCTTCTTTGGTGTCTCCAGCCACGATGAGGACTCCGCTGCTTCCcagcatcttcatgaggttgtaggccggatgggtcgccacCATGAACTGAGCCAGGGCAGGGTCcacgaggatggcattgtacgggaggccgatgcgagcgatgtcaaagtcgatatgctcggtgcggtagttgtcacgggTATCGAAGGTGACCGGGAGGTGGATCTGCCCTAGAGGGCTGGTAGAACCGTTGCCAACTCCGGACAAGGGCTTGGTGGGACGGAGCCGGCCGTACGGTACGTGAAGCGAGCCAaaagcttccacggagagcacgttgaggctgGCCCCGCTGTCAATGAGGGTCTTAGTCACCgctacgttgcagatggtgggtgtgCAGATCATCGGGAGTGTGCCCGAGCCAGCGGTGGTCGCCGGGTGGCcccctgagtcgaaggtgaggtcggacttgggcgccgcccatctcggaggggctccctgCTGCACAGAGGCGGCACCCATGTGGCAGAAGAATTGCTTGACATGGCGGTCAAAGAGCGGTGCCTGCGAGGCGCCGAGGAGGGCCGCAACAGCGAGGGGTGCTGGAGCTACGAAGAGCGCGATGAAAAGGCCGCGCAGCTCCTCTGAGGAGGCCACATAAGATCCTggcaggttgagcagccaggcgcgtagtgcgccggcgagggccatggggaaccagttggccatgaccttgtcatcgccTCCGGCTTCTAGAACGgtctcctcgtatgccagcaggaaggccgctggatccgccgcgccgtcatagcaaggcggcatctccggcttgaacttgtgtGGCCACCGCACTTGCTGCAAGGCGGGGGTGAAGGCTCAGAGGCCCATGGCGCCTCTACGCGCGCCCGTCGATCCAGTCGGAGGAGTGGCGCCTGCCATGGGAGCCGGACGGAGAGACAAAGCAGGCGGGGAGGCGAAGCTTCGGcacacccctacctagcgcgccaaatgtcggattcagggttccgcagacccttgagaggttcgaactctggggtgcgcaagAAGGACTCTTTTTCCCCAGCCTACGTACCCAACGATTCCACGGCTTAGCTCGgtgaacccaaagaacacgagacacagaggtttatactggttcgggccaccgcgtggtgtaataccctactccagtgtggtggtggattgcctcgagggccGAGGATGAattagtacagtggatgaacagcctcgcgaggagaggtgttcttgagctcgatgagctggtggatgtgaggatggaatggatccaatccaagatgagttgcctcctatggttgtggctagtcctatttatagaggccctggtcctcctcccaaatgtaggtgggaagggatcccacaacggccaattttgaagggagacaactagtacaagctatcctaacaaaagtagtctttgcGTGCCAAAGGCTCTAATGGTGATGCTgctgtgggctccgcggtgacctgcgtcctgccgtcctgctggtcttggtcttgttgcaccgatatggaaacctttgcctaatgcctcgggactcctcgtctgTGCTTgtctctttagcaccaaagaggaaactggtgcactgcgcccgctggcgcccgcctggccttggtcgtcacggctcacatcATGTGAATCTCGCGAGGTGCcccctgcatagatatctccgctcctcgggagccgaCCTAGCTAGGCcgccccagggaggtcttggtgtcgtccgcctcgcgagggtcttgagttgttgctgccaaagctgggccgtaccgggccgttggtggagccacgccgtgggctgcaggcaggcaagtttgggcaCCCCTGTTCCTAGGACGCCAACaacgcgggcggcgcggccaagcgccctccaccctcgcgcCACGGCGCACGCGCGCCATCACAAGATCTTCAGGCTACGCTGCGGCAACGGCACCGCACACCCAACGGGAGCAGGCGAACTTGCGAGCCGCGCTCATCGTGGCGCGGGAGCTGCTTCAATGCAGGCTAGCGGAGAGTGGCCGCGATGCGCCGCTGGAACGCGTCGCCAAACTATTGGCTCTGCCTCCAGAGGTACGCCGCCTTTCTGCTCCCTGCCCATGCCTCAGGttgtcttttgttgttgcaggaggttcatggaggaggattaataggacactttggcgtgaagaagatggaggatatacttgctacacatttcttttggccaaagatgagacgtgatgttgagtgttttgttgctcgctgcactacatgtcaaaaagctaagtcacgactaaatcctcatggtttatatatgcctttgcccgTACCTAGttttccttgggaggatatatctatggactttgttttaggtttaccttgaacaaagaaggggagggatagcatatttgttgtcgtggataggttctcaaacatggcacactttataccatgtcataaaagcgatgatgctattaatgttgctgatttgttctttcgtgaaattattcgcttgcatggtgtgccaaatactattgtttcagatcatgatactaaatttcttagccacttttggagatgcttatgggctaagttggggagtaaactgctttttagtactacgtgtcaccccaaactgatggacaaactgaagtagtcaatagaacattgtctactatgcttatggctgttttgaagaataataagaaaatgtgggaagaatgcttgcctcatattgaatttgcttataatcgttcattgcattctactactaagatgtgcccttttgaaattgtgtatggtttcctacctcgtgcacctattgatttgttgcctcttccatctttggagaaggttaattttcatgctaaagaacgtgctgaattgattttaaaaatgcatgagttaactaaggaaaacattgagcgtatgaatggtaaatataaacttgctggagataagggtagaaaacatgttgtgtttgcacctggagatcttgtttggttacatttgcgtaaggatagatttcctaatttgcgcaaatcaaagctaatgccacgtgctgctggtccttttaaggtgttagagaaaataaatgataatgcatataaacttgagctgcttgcagattttggggttagtcccacttttaacattgcagatttgaagccttatttgggagaggaagatgagctttcgtcgagaacgacttcatttcaagaaggggaggatgatgaggacatcaataccattgtaaCACCCACAGCCcttgctgctatacatactggaccaattactagagctcgcgcacgccaattgaattatcaggtactttcgtttcttggtaacgattctaatgttcatgagaatatgatgctgcctaaattggatacatttgttttgcttacaaatgaagggcctagcttggacaagaaagatgaaccttggagcaagttcaagcatggagatgatggcatgcgcaagggggataagaacggagttacaagtgatggtttcaggactttgaagccaccataatgagtgcatgaagccttggacgaaatatacaagatgccacttcataaatttcgtccagaggctattctaggtgctgcgtcagcttatttttgggcctggcccatgtaatttcgaaatacttgattataggcagtttttagagtccgtatgtgtggggaaacaagagttagggttggtttcggacccctcctccaagggccacgaaattccccctctctcctccatatatacagcccttagggcatcgtttaggctttgggttttgtttagattaaaagttcgccatagctgcaacttcgcgtacttcgtttgtgttcaacgaccagacaaaggcgtctcagaaccccaccttcattaataaagcttttcctcttttattcgcaatatctagattgcaatctcagtttcttgcttgttcttcatttgctcgcaggaaacagaccctcgtggtcaggttgatcgtgctctggcatggtcaataacccctcggaagttggtttagcgattgctaaggtgcgacgtcttcgcatgttcgtagtcggatcgtcaaagtcgactcccaccgaaaacgattgctatctcatcaaaacatcgggacaccttcgcctctatcaagtggtatcagatttccaggttgctcggtgagattttccagttttccgtagtttagatcgagtctgtccttcatacctacagtccacgaaaaaggcacaaaaaaaattagggttagttcatcatatccgaaccagtctgagcccttgcatagtcttttcagtattttgctttgttgaatttgcggttgcatcatcgtgtctatttgctggtcttagagtctagttttttagagtttcgagttctggtcataagttgtcacgccgccgccgcaccatcatcatcgcccctgccatctaccaccaccgcttatccgcCGCCAATCCATCTCCATATACCGTCACCAATCTGTatctatataccaccaccaatccgtatccatataccaccaccaatctgtatccatataccaccaccgctgccatatcctaccaccatatatccaccaccaatccgagttactttcatattaggtttgttttcgagatccgtCTAATTTCCGAtttgtgtttccttgcctgagtaggtttccaAAAAAAAGGTCTGGAGACCctcgggcagtttttaggcccaAATTTTGGCAGccgaaaatattttttccctatcctgtttttaggcttttctgagtcttttgagccacgtgccatcatagtgattttttgtcgcactttttcgtcgtcgctgccctgatttccaaaaaaaaagtcaaaaaaaattcgtgcccatcctgtcagtttgacctgggaagagttttgagacactcgccattatagtgatttttcgcaaaaaaagaggagcgcaaaagaAAGAGCGCAAAAAAACAGAGCAAATTTTTTTTctagagtgtgcttttcccttgtttatgTGCAGCGTCGTGATTTTgatagtgttctaggctcgcgtctctagcacggtctagcctaggaccagcacagtccCGTCGTTGAtcatttattcaactttgcatctctgaattgattattgctgaccctttgtgctaccatattataagccttcccagctccacatacatctacatcgtgcgtttgactctccctggtaatcgctctatccaagcattgagagttttgactacatcggttgcggatcaccgcctgctgctgggtaagaactggtaagaatttgagatttgcttgacggatttgtgacacccaccaccaccaccacttgttagtagtctgtaggatcatattctcgtgtgtttctattgctgctaaccatgccaggatcacaagtcGACAAGATTGACAGGGAGAACTTAatgaacaaggagcttcatgataagtttcagcaaatgatgactgaacaggtgcaagatgtgctgaacaattttgaagaggccatggagaagatcactggccttgagaagacgttcgaaacaaagctcgataacagatttaatgacctgcttgcgcgtcttccaccaccggctgcacctgtcgcacctctacaacaacaacaacgtcgccttccaaatcaagtgggacgagcacagcgcgttcccaTTGACCCTGGGCAAAATTCTGGTGCTGCTGTTGATGCTTCTATAGATCCTGCTGCTACTGTagaggtggaggaccattacgaggatgaggttgatcaaaatcagaactacgtgcaaccaccagcaccaccaccaccaggtcgtcctcatgcatatcatcgcaacgGTAGGGATGCACCACCACatgaggtacgagatcatgaccatcttcctaaactaaaattgaatattccaccatttgagggtagatatgttcctgatatatatcttagttgggagttagaaactgaacaacgttttacatgtttacaatatcccgaggagagacgtgttcctgctgctgtttgtgctttcactagttttgcatgtgtttggtggtctgaacattgtagattatatcctattccagctacttgggctgctttgaaaactgctatgcgtactcgttgggttccaccatattatcaacgtgaattacttcaaaaattgcagcgcttaagacaaggacaaaattctgtagaagaatattatcatgaattacaaactggcatgattagatgtggtattgttgaggagaatgaagctatgcttgcacgttttatgggtggattaaatagagagattcagaccattctagagtataaggattataataatatcactcatttattccatcttgcttgtaaagctgaacgtgaagtgcaggatcgacaggcattggcgcggactaacttttctgcaggtcgaccttcatcatggacaccgcgtgcatcctctacttccacagATTCTACTGCTCTAACACCTCCATCAGCTGttacctccaaccgtgatacaaggaagcaggcacaaccaccattatctgccaagagcacacctatcgggcctgcacagagttcttcttcttccatggcatcaacagggcacacaagtgatattatttgtcatcgttgtaagggaagaggacatttggcgagagaatgcaaatcttagcgtgtgatgattgctactgaggatggtgggtatgagtctgctagtgactatgatgaggagactttggctcttattacacgtgaagaacacggtggagatgattctgatcatgagacgcgaTACATGGCTCCtaaagatgctgacaggtatgaatgtttagttgctaaacgtgttttgagtgtgcaggtcacacaagctgagcaaaatcagaggcataatttgttccatacaaagggagttgtgaaggaaagttttgttcgcgtcatcatagatggagggagctgcaacaacttggctggcatggagatggtggagaagctatctctcaacaacaacggcaaggttaaggtaacacgtactgttcatgtgcattttagtatctctgcatatgttgattatgttgattgtgatgtggtacccatgcaagcatgttcctcattacttggtagaccatggcaatttgataaaaattatgtacaccatggtagaaataatcagtatactcttgttcataaggatagccatattactttgcttcctatgactcctgaatccattttgaaagatgatattaatagagctcaTAAAGcaaaaacaggagaaaaataagagtgaaaatcagattgtggcaaaagaatttgagcaacaaatgaaacctaataataaaccatgtagtgttgcttctgaaattaaattgaaaagtgcatgtttacttgccacaaaatctgatattgatgggctagattttagcaaatctgtttgctatgcttttgtgtgcaaagaggcattattttcattcgaggacgtgccttcctctttgccccctgctgtcactaacattttgcaggagt contains:
- the LOC109758488 gene encoding uncharacterized protein, which gives rise to MQGTLTEKEEDVERVARQATSYCIQDVELYQKWSNDVSLRCISREQGCEPLADIHGGDCGHHLSSRTLVGKAFHSEFYWPTALSDATEQIYYASVAHTGSNGQAERTNGKVLRGLKTRTFKKRLKACGRGWHDELQEGSSCLTLSLVRLARGLGRCVLVLG